The following proteins are encoded in a genomic region of Mycolicibacterium rutilum:
- the hrpA gene encoding ATP-dependent RNA helicase HrpA: MSDPSVAELRSRLDDLTLRDAARFGRRLRQLRGASPDKVAALGEQIAAAQGLVATRAAAVPQITYPDLPVSERRDEIAAAIRAHQVVIVAGETGSGKTTQLPKICLELGRGVRGTIGHTQPRRLAARTVAQRIADELGSPLGETIGYTVRFTDQVSDRTLVKLMTDGILLAEIQRDRRLLRYDTLIIDEAHERSLNVDFLLGYLRELLPRRPDLKVIVTSATIEPGRFAEHFGGAPIVEVSGRTYPVEIRYRPLEVEVRSAEADDPDDPDHDVVRTEMRDQTEAIIDAIGELEAEPPGDVLVFLSGEREIRDTAQALSGLVDAGTEVLPLYARLPTAEQQRVFTPSRARRRIVLATNVAETSLTVPGIRYVVDPGTARISRYSRRTKVQRLPIEPISQASAAQRAGRSGRTAPGVCIRLYSEEDFAARPRYTDPEILRTNLAAVILQMAALNLGEIETFPFLDPPERRSIRDGVQLLQELGAFDAQGAITAVGRRLAQLPVDPRLGRMILQADAEGCVREILVLAAALSIPDPRERPVDREEAARQKHARFADEHSDFISYLNLWRYLREQRAELSGNAFRRMCRDEFLHYLRIREWQDLTGQLRSIARDLGIRESGDPHEHADPDSVHAALLAGLLSHIGLREGESREFQGARNSKFVLAPGSVLTKRPPRWIVVADLVETSRLYGRTAARIRPEIVERIAGEVVQRTYSEPHWDAQRGAVMAYERVTLYGLPLVPRRRVGYAQVDPEVSRELFIRHALVEGDWQTRHHFFRDNARLRTELEELEEKARRRDLLVGDDEIFAFYDARVPAEVVSARHFDAWWKKQRHRTPELLTFTRDDLLRADDGADGQPDAWQAGDLSLPLSYRFEPGAEDDGVTVHVPVEVLARLGGDEFAWQVPALREELVTALIKSLPKELRRNFVPAPDTARAVLAAITPGDAPLLEAVQRELHRRNGILVPIDAFDLDKLPAHLRVTFAVENTDGTEIARGKDLETLQHDLAAPVRRAVADAVAGELDRTGLRGWPDDLFTLPRTVERAVGGHTVRGYPALVDAGSAVDVHVFPTAAEQAAATARGTRRLLRLSAPSPVKVVERQLQTRARLVLANNPDGSLQALIEDCADAATDMLAPKPVWTRDEFTALRDRVAAELTQTTSGVLARVEKVLAAATDAQVALPAQPSAAQADAVADIRAQLGRLLPAGFVTATGVAHLADLTRYLIAIGRRLQRLPQGLGADRERMDRVHAVEDAYADLVRALTPARAAAPDVRDIARQIEELRVSLWAQQLGTPRPVSEQRIYRAIDAVTP; encoded by the coding sequence GTGTCCGACCCGTCCGTCGCCGAGCTCCGCAGCCGCCTCGACGACCTGACGCTCCGCGACGCGGCCCGGTTCGGTCGGCGCCTGCGCCAACTGCGCGGCGCGAGTCCCGACAAGGTGGCCGCGCTCGGCGAGCAGATCGCCGCCGCGCAGGGGCTGGTGGCGACCAGGGCAGCCGCCGTCCCGCAGATCACCTACCCCGACCTGCCGGTCAGCGAGCGTCGTGACGAGATCGCCGCGGCGATCCGGGCGCACCAGGTCGTCATCGTCGCGGGCGAGACCGGCTCCGGCAAGACCACCCAGCTGCCCAAGATCTGCCTCGAACTCGGCCGCGGGGTGCGCGGCACGATCGGCCACACCCAGCCGCGCCGGCTGGCCGCGCGCACTGTCGCGCAGCGCATCGCCGACGAGCTGGGCAGCCCGCTGGGCGAAACCATCGGCTACACAGTGCGATTCACTGATCAGGTCAGCGACCGCACGCTGGTCAAGCTGATGACCGACGGCATCCTGCTCGCCGAGATCCAGCGGGACCGCCGACTGCTGCGCTACGACACGCTGATCATCGACGAGGCCCACGAGCGCAGCCTCAACGTCGACTTCCTGCTCGGGTACCTGCGCGAGTTGCTGCCCCGACGGCCGGATCTCAAGGTGATCGTGACGTCCGCGACGATCGAGCCGGGGCGGTTCGCTGAGCATTTCGGTGGTGCCCCGATCGTCGAAGTGTCGGGCCGCACCTACCCCGTCGAGATCCGTTATCGGCCGCTGGAAGTCGAGGTGCGTAGCGCCGAGGCCGACGACCCCGACGACCCCGACCATGACGTGGTACGCACCGAGATGCGCGACCAGACCGAGGCGATCATCGACGCGATCGGCGAACTCGAAGCCGAACCGCCCGGCGACGTGCTGGTGTTCCTGTCGGGCGAGCGCGAGATCCGCGACACCGCACAGGCGTTGAGCGGGCTGGTCGACGCCGGCACCGAGGTGCTGCCGCTGTACGCCCGGCTGCCGACCGCCGAACAGCAGCGGGTGTTCACGCCCAGCCGGGCGCGTCGCCGAATCGTGTTGGCCACCAACGTCGCCGAGACGTCGCTGACGGTGCCCGGGATCCGCTACGTCGTCGATCCCGGCACCGCCCGCATCTCGCGCTACAGCCGCCGGACCAAGGTGCAGCGGCTGCCGATCGAGCCGATCTCGCAGGCGTCGGCCGCGCAGCGGGCCGGCCGGTCCGGCCGCACGGCGCCCGGCGTGTGCATCCGGCTGTACTCCGAAGAGGACTTCGCGGCGCGGCCGCGCTACACCGACCCGGAGATCCTGCGCACCAACCTCGCCGCGGTGATCCTGCAGATGGCGGCGCTCAATCTCGGTGAGATCGAGACCTTTCCGTTCCTCGACCCGCCGGAGCGCCGCAGCATCCGCGACGGTGTGCAGCTGCTGCAGGAGCTCGGGGCGTTCGACGCCCAGGGCGCCATCACCGCGGTGGGGCGCCGGCTGGCCCAGCTGCCGGTCGACCCGCGACTGGGCCGCATGATCCTGCAGGCCGACGCCGAAGGGTGCGTGCGCGAGATCCTCGTGCTGGCTGCCGCGCTGTCGATCCCCGACCCGCGCGAGCGGCCCGTCGACCGCGAAGAGGCAGCCCGGCAGAAGCACGCCCGGTTCGCCGACGAGCACTCCGACTTCATCTCCTACCTCAACCTGTGGCGCTATCTGCGCGAGCAGCGAGCGGAGTTGTCCGGCAACGCTTTTCGACGGATGTGCCGCGACGAGTTCCTGCACTATCTGCGGATCCGCGAATGGCAGGACCTCACCGGGCAGCTGCGCAGTATCGCCAGGGACCTCGGGATCCGGGAGTCCGGCGATCCGCACGAGCACGCCGACCCGGACAGTGTGCACGCCGCGCTGCTGGCCGGGCTGCTGTCGCACATCGGGCTGCGCGAGGGCGAGTCCCGCGAATTCCAGGGCGCCCGCAACTCGAAATTCGTGCTGGCGCCCGGTTCGGTGCTGACCAAGCGCCCGCCGCGCTGGATCGTGGTGGCCGACCTCGTCGAGACCAGCCGGCTGTACGGGCGGACCGCGGCGCGGATCCGGCCCGAGATCGTCGAGCGCATCGCGGGCGAAGTCGTGCAGCGCACGTACAGCGAGCCGCACTGGGATGCGCAACGCGGGGCGGTGATGGCCTACGAGCGGGTCACGCTCTACGGGCTGCCGCTGGTGCCGCGCCGCCGCGTCGGATACGCGCAGGTCGACCCCGAGGTGTCGCGGGAGCTGTTCATCCGACACGCGCTGGTCGAGGGCGACTGGCAGACCCGGCACCACTTCTTCCGCGACAACGCCCGGCTACGAACAGAACTGGAGGAGCTCGAGGAGAAGGCGCGCCGACGCGACCTGCTGGTCGGCGACGACGAGATCTTCGCCTTCTACGACGCGCGGGTGCCCGCCGAGGTGGTGTCCGCGCGGCACTTCGACGCGTGGTGGAAGAAGCAGCGGCACCGCACGCCGGAGCTGCTGACGTTCACCCGCGACGACCTGCTGCGCGCCGACGACGGCGCCGACGGGCAACCCGACGCCTGGCAGGCGGGGGATTTGTCGCTTCCGCTGAGCTACCGGTTCGAGCCCGGCGCCGAGGACGACGGTGTCACCGTGCACGTGCCGGTCGAGGTGCTGGCCCGGCTCGGCGGCGACGAGTTCGCCTGGCAGGTCCCGGCACTGCGTGAGGAACTGGTCACCGCGCTGATCAAGTCGCTGCCCAAGGAGCTGCGGCGCAACTTCGTGCCCGCGCCGGACACCGCGCGGGCGGTACTCGCCGCGATCACCCCCGGCGACGCGCCGTTGCTGGAGGCGGTGCAGCGCGAATTACACCGGCGCAACGGGATATTGGTACCGATCGACGCGTTCGACCTGGACAAGCTGCCGGCACACCTGCGGGTCACGTTCGCCGTCGAGAACACCGACGGCACCGAGATCGCGCGCGGCAAGGACCTCGAGACCCTGCAGCACGACCTCGCGGCGCCCGTGCGCCGCGCCGTCGCCGACGCCGTCGCCGGAGAACTGGACCGGACCGGGTTGCGCGGGTGGCCCGACGACCTCTTCACCCTGCCGCGCACCGTGGAGCGCGCGGTCGGCGGGCACACCGTGCGCGGATATCCGGCGCTGGTCGACGCCGGCTCCGCGGTCGACGTGCACGTGTTCCCGACGGCCGCCGAACAGGCCGCCGCGACGGCCCGCGGCACGCGCCGGCTGCTGCGGCTGTCGGCACCGTCGCCGGTGAAAGTCGTTGAGCGGCAACTGCAGACACGCGCGCGCCTGGTGCTGGCCAACAACCCGGACGGATCGCTGCAGGCGCTGATCGAGGACTGCGCGGACGCCGCGACCGACATGCTGGCACCGAAGCCGGTGTGGACCCGCGACGAGTTCACCGCGCTGCGCGACCGCGTCGCCGCCGAACTGACGCAGACCACTTCCGGCGTACTGGCACGGGTGGAGAAGGTGCTCGCCGCGGCGACCGACGCGCAGGTCGCCCTGCCTGCCCAGCCGTCGGCCGCGCAGGCCGACGCGGTCGCCGACATCCGCGCGCAGCTCGGCCGGCTGTTGCCCGCCGGCTTCGTCACCGCCACCGGCGTCGCGCACCTCGCCGATCTCACCCGCTACCTGATCGCCATCGGCAGGCGGCTCCAGCGGCTGCCGCAGGGGCTGGGCGCCGACCGCGAGCGCATGGATCGGGTGCACGCGGTCGAGGACGCCTACGCCGACCTGGTGCGCGCCCTCACCCCGGCCCGGGCCGCGGCCCCCGACGTCCGCGACATCGCGCGCCAGATCGAGGAGCTGCGGGTCAGCCTGTGGGCGCAACAGCTCGGCACTCCGCGCCCGGTCAGCGAACAACGGATCTACCGCGCGATCGACGCGGTCACCCCCTGA
- a CDS encoding helix-turn-helix domain-containing protein — protein sequence MDHNAELKEFLRTRRARLRVEDVEIGGTGWVRRVPGLRREEVAQLAGVSVDYYSRLEQGRHLNVSDEVLDAVARALRLDDVERSYLFEIARANNRRTKRRAPAPVQRVRPGVRRVLETLDDVAPAFVFGRRMDMLAANRLARALIGDFEVLPPRERNLLRFTFLDESARELYADWEDVARDNVAILRLDAGRHPDDPLLTELVGELAVKSDEFRRWWADHNVRERTHGVKRYRHPLVGEVTVNYESVAVLGDADQTLCIYTAEAGSPSETALRLLANWTGTAADASPPEVSSADADLQAP from the coding sequence ATGGACCACAACGCCGAGCTCAAGGAGTTCCTGCGGACACGGCGGGCGCGGCTGCGCGTCGAGGACGTCGAGATCGGCGGCACCGGTTGGGTCCGGCGGGTGCCCGGGCTGCGCAGGGAAGAGGTCGCCCAGCTCGCCGGCGTGAGCGTCGACTACTACAGCCGGCTCGAGCAGGGCAGGCACCTCAACGTCTCCGACGAGGTGCTCGACGCGGTCGCGCGGGCGTTGCGGCTCGACGACGTCGAGCGGTCGTATCTGTTCGAGATCGCCCGCGCCAACAACCGGCGCACCAAGCGCCGCGCGCCCGCGCCGGTGCAGCGGGTGCGTCCGGGGGTGCGCCGGGTGCTGGAGACGCTCGATGACGTGGCACCGGCGTTCGTGTTCGGCAGGCGGATGGACATGCTGGCCGCGAACCGGTTGGCGCGTGCGCTCATCGGGGACTTCGAGGTGTTGCCGCCGCGCGAGCGGAACCTGTTGCGCTTCACCTTCCTCGACGAGTCGGCCCGCGAGCTCTACGCCGACTGGGAGGACGTGGCCCGCGACAACGTCGCGATCCTGCGCCTCGACGCAGGCAGGCATCCCGACGATCCGCTGCTGACCGAGCTCGTCGGCGAACTGGCCGTCAAGAGTGACGAGTTCCGGCGGTGGTGGGCCGACCACAACGTGCGGGAACGCACTCACGGCGTCAAGCGCTATCGCCACCCGCTGGTCGGGGAGGTGACGGTCAACTACGAGAGCGTCGCGGTCCTCGGCGACGCCGACCAGACGTTGTGCATCTACACCGCCGAGGCGGGCTCACCGTCGGAGACCGCGCTGCGGCTGCTGGCGAATTGGACCGGCACCGCAGCCGACGCCTCGCCGCCCGAAGTCTCGTCGGCCGACGCTGACCTGCAGGCCCCGTGA
- a CDS encoding SDR family oxidoreductase — MTSSIRNAAPLAGRVAVVTGASSGIGAATAKRLAASGAKVAVLARRADRLDDLVDEIRRDGGTALALAVDVTDAAAVHAAAERVAEELGTVDVLFNNAGVMLPGPVDDVPADQWQQQIDLNITGLMTTIGAFVPQLVKSAADKGVADLVNTSSIAAQNIFPNFAVYSGTKAFVTHMSRTLRAELGAKDVRVSAIEPGIVETELQGHVTDAGVQEWLDGTRAQMDWLAPADVAEAVNFLVSQPARVNLQQLTIMPTRQAS, encoded by the coding sequence ATGACAAGCTCGATCAGAAACGCAGCCCCGCTGGCCGGACGTGTCGCCGTGGTGACCGGCGCCTCCAGCGGCATCGGCGCCGCCACCGCCAAGCGGCTCGCCGCCTCTGGCGCCAAGGTCGCGGTGCTCGCCCGCCGCGCCGACCGCCTCGATGACCTGGTCGACGAGATCCGGCGAGATGGCGGCACCGCGCTGGCGCTGGCCGTCGACGTGACCGACGCCGCCGCCGTGCACGCCGCCGCGGAGCGGGTGGCCGAGGAGTTGGGCACCGTGGACGTGCTGTTCAACAACGCCGGCGTGATGTTGCCCGGGCCCGTCGACGACGTGCCCGCCGACCAGTGGCAGCAGCAGATCGACCTGAACATCACCGGTCTGATGACCACGATCGGGGCGTTCGTGCCGCAACTGGTCAAGTCGGCCGCCGACAAGGGCGTCGCCGATCTGGTCAACACGTCGTCGATCGCCGCGCAGAACATCTTCCCGAACTTCGCGGTGTACTCCGGGACCAAGGCGTTCGTCACCCACATGTCGCGCACGCTGCGCGCCGAACTCGGCGCCAAGGACGTGCGGGTCTCGGCCATCGAGCCGGGGATCGTCGAGACCGAGCTGCAGGGCCACGTCACCGACGCCGGCGTGCAGGAATGGCTCGACGGCACCCGCGCCCAGATGGACTGGCTGGCCCCTGCCGATGTCGCCGAGGCGGTCAACTTCCTGGTGTCTCAGCCGGCGCGGGTGAACCTGCAGCAGCTGACGATCATGCCGACCCGTCAGGCGTCGTGA
- a CDS encoding FUSC family protein — MAGSLLTRLRMDREAALTLGKAAVACTTAWILATRVFDARHATFAAFSALMLVEMTVADSVAKAVRYTAAMLAGIGLAGAAVWMWGVQLWLLPLTLALALLIGRWHRLGSQGVNVAVAAIFAYGAFALPSGGGPPGGPLPEIAGMVLLGAAVALAVTLLIAPPLRYRSARYAVDSLSGSLVDLLSEIADGLCGEDTPSADAGRDWRWRADLLPKKGAQARHTVDDAERSTRFNPRRLLVRRQPGVAGERWTIQALERIAGQLQWVAVGLARAVEFTGGPRPGQDEFLRRYGVLLSAVRDAVMELGALPDAEHADAPLAEEGRRCRAALDDLTAHVEGRRLDRPTQWGIYGALYTDAERLCEEVESARDAFAHSGASITTPDGSA, encoded by the coding sequence ATGGCCGGCAGTCTTCTCACCCGCTTGCGGATGGACCGCGAGGCCGCGCTGACCCTGGGTAAGGCGGCCGTCGCGTGCACGACCGCCTGGATCCTGGCCACCCGGGTGTTCGACGCCCGGCACGCCACGTTCGCGGCGTTCTCCGCGCTGATGCTCGTCGAGATGACCGTCGCCGACTCGGTCGCCAAGGCGGTGCGCTACACGGCGGCGATGTTGGCGGGCATCGGCCTGGCCGGTGCGGCGGTGTGGATGTGGGGTGTGCAGCTGTGGCTGCTCCCGCTGACGCTCGCCCTCGCGCTGCTGATCGGCCGCTGGCACCGGCTCGGCAGCCAGGGTGTCAACGTGGCCGTCGCGGCGATCTTCGCCTACGGCGCGTTCGCGTTGCCGAGCGGCGGTGGCCCCCCGGGCGGTCCGCTGCCCGAGATCGCCGGCATGGTGCTGCTGGGCGCCGCGGTGGCGTTGGCGGTGACGCTGCTGATCGCACCGCCGCTGCGGTACCGCAGCGCGCGCTACGCCGTCGACTCGTTGTCCGGGTCGCTGGTCGATCTGCTGTCGGAAATCGCCGACGGGCTCTGCGGCGAGGACACCCCCAGCGCCGACGCCGGCCGTGATTGGCGGTGGCGCGCCGACCTGCTGCCGAAGAAGGGCGCCCAGGCCCGGCACACCGTCGACGACGCCGAGCGCAGTACGCGGTTCAATCCGCGCCGGTTGCTGGTGCGGCGCCAGCCGGGCGTCGCGGGCGAACGCTGGACGATCCAGGCGCTCGAGCGGATCGCCGGACAGCTGCAGTGGGTGGCCGTCGGGCTGGCCAGGGCGGTCGAGTTCACCGGCGGTCCGCGGCCGGGACAGGACGAGTTTCTGCGCCGGTACGGCGTGCTGCTGTCGGCGGTGCGCGACGCGGTCATGGAGCTGGGCGCCCTGCCCGACGCCGAGCACGCCGACGCGCCGCTCGCCGAGGAGGGCCGGCGCTGCCGGGCCGCCCTCGACGACCTGACCGCACATGTCGAGGGCCGCAGGCTGGACCGACCGACCCAGTGGGGCATCTACGGCGCGCTGTACACCGACGCCGAACGCCTCTGCGAGGAGGTCGAGTCCGCCCGCGACGCCTTCGCTCATTCGGGCGCCTCGATCACGACGCCTGACGGGTCGGCATGA
- a CDS encoding mycobacterial-type methylenetetrahydrofolate reductase → MTLNTIALELVPPNVERGHEQALEDAHKVVRCSAETGLTGRIRHVMIPGMIEEDDDRPIEMKPKMDVLEFWNIIRPELDGTNGLCTQVTAFLDENALRQRLTELSGAGFDGIAFVGVPRTMSDGEGSGVAPTDALSIYSDLVPNRGAILIPTRDGEQGRFRFKCDQGATYGMTQLLYSDAIVGFLRDFARSCDHRPEILLSFGFVPKMEANVGLINWLIQDPGNAAVAEEQEFVKRLAGTDPAEKRKLMLDLYKRVVDGVGDLGFPLSIHLEATYGVSTPAFETFAQMLDYWAPDTR, encoded by the coding sequence GTGACGCTGAACACCATCGCGCTCGAACTCGTGCCGCCCAACGTCGAACGCGGCCACGAGCAGGCGCTGGAGGATGCGCACAAGGTGGTGCGCTGCTCGGCCGAGACCGGCCTGACCGGGCGCATCAGGCACGTGATGATCCCCGGCATGATCGAAGAGGACGACGACCGGCCCATCGAGATGAAGCCGAAGATGGATGTTCTCGAGTTCTGGAACATCATCCGGCCCGAGCTGGACGGCACGAACGGGTTGTGCACCCAGGTCACGGCGTTCCTCGACGAGAACGCGCTGCGGCAGCGGCTGACGGAGCTGTCCGGGGCAGGTTTCGACGGGATCGCGTTCGTCGGCGTGCCGCGCACCATGAGCGACGGCGAGGGTTCCGGCGTGGCGCCGACCGATGCGCTGTCGATCTACTCCGATCTGGTGCCCAACCGCGGCGCGATCCTGATCCCGACCCGCGACGGCGAGCAGGGCCGGTTCCGGTTCAAGTGCGACCAGGGCGCCACCTACGGCATGACGCAGCTGCTGTACTCCGATGCGATCGTCGGGTTCCTGCGCGACTTCGCCCGGTCCTGCGACCACCGCCCGGAGATCCTGCTGTCGTTCGGCTTCGTGCCGAAGATGGAAGCCAACGTCGGTTTGATCAACTGGCTGATCCAGGACCCCGGCAACGCGGCGGTCGCCGAGGAGCAGGAGTTCGTCAAGCGGCTGGCGGGCACCGATCCGGCCGAGAAACGCAAGTTGATGCTCGACTTGTACAAGCGCGTCGTCGACGGCGTCGGCGACCTGGGCTTCCCGCTGAGCATCCACCTCGAGGCCACCTACGGGGTGTCCACGCCGGCGTTCGAGACGTTCGCCCAGATGCTCGACTACTGGGCACCCGACACGCGCTGA
- a CDS encoding ANTAR domain-containing protein, whose translation MTCRQSPGRQNLDTAEGVLIALRHYTVDEAFREMVRAAQQHRVPLFALADALVSAAGGRPAARDGAARTAVIAEWGALLAGPAVSRG comes from the coding sequence ATGACATGCCGACAATCACCCGGACGACAGAACCTCGACACCGCCGAAGGTGTCCTCATCGCGCTGCGCCACTACACGGTCGACGAGGCGTTCCGCGAGATGGTCCGGGCCGCACAACAGCATCGGGTGCCGCTGTTCGCACTGGCCGACGCCTTGGTCAGCGCCGCGGGCGGGCGGCCGGCAGCGAGGGACGGCGCCGCCCGCACGGCCGTCATCGCCGAGTGGGGTGCGCTGTTGGCGGGACCGGCCGTGAGCCGGGGCTGA
- a CDS encoding protein adenylyltransferase SelO, translating to MSAAPTTVAFGDLFASELPELAVRWQAEAAPGPTLLVLNEALAGDLGLDPDWLRGPYGVQLLLGARVPADATPVAQAYAGHQFGGYVPRLGDGRALLLGELTAADGTLRDLHLKGSGATPFARGGDGLAAVGPMLREYIVSEAMHALGVPTTRSLAVVATGRQVQRETPLPGAVLARVASSHLRVGTFQYAANTGDVHLLKRLADHAIARHHPGAASSGNPYVALFEAVVGVQAELIAKWMLVGFVHGVMNTDNMTISGETIDYGPCAFMEAYDPETVFSSIDSWGRYAYGNQPSIAVWNLARLAEALLPLFADDQQQAIAIAEGSLGGFAPKFQDALAAGMRAKLGLAADTPDEIAVPLMNDLIAQLHQSHVDFTSFFRTLAHAARGDDEPARGLFVDLAAFDGWLARWHGLNPDAAVMDRSNPVYIPRNHLVEEALTAATDGDLQPLHRLLDAVTAPYDERPGLERYAEPAPEDFGKYRTFCGT from the coding sequence GTGAGCGCTGCACCCACCACCGTCGCCTTCGGCGACCTGTTCGCGTCCGAGCTGCCCGAGCTGGCGGTTCGCTGGCAGGCCGAAGCCGCGCCCGGCCCGACCCTGCTCGTCCTCAACGAGGCACTGGCAGGTGACCTCGGACTGGACCCGGACTGGTTGCGCGGGCCCTACGGCGTGCAACTGCTGCTCGGCGCGCGCGTCCCCGCGGATGCGACGCCGGTCGCGCAGGCCTACGCCGGACATCAGTTCGGCGGCTACGTGCCGCGTCTCGGTGACGGCCGCGCGCTGCTGCTGGGCGAGCTGACCGCGGCCGACGGCACACTGCGCGATCTGCACCTGAAGGGTTCGGGCGCGACCCCGTTCGCCCGCGGCGGCGACGGGCTGGCCGCGGTCGGCCCGATGCTGCGCGAGTACATCGTCAGCGAGGCGATGCACGCGCTCGGCGTGCCGACCACCCGGTCACTCGCGGTGGTCGCGACCGGTCGCCAGGTGCAGCGCGAGACACCGCTGCCGGGCGCCGTGCTGGCGCGGGTGGCCAGCAGTCACCTGCGGGTCGGGACGTTCCAGTACGCCGCCAACACCGGTGACGTGCACCTGCTCAAGCGGCTGGCCGACCATGCGATCGCGCGGCACCACCCCGGCGCCGCGTCGTCGGGCAACCCGTACGTCGCGCTGTTTGAGGCCGTCGTCGGCGTGCAGGCGGAGCTGATCGCGAAGTGGATGCTGGTCGGGTTCGTGCACGGCGTGATGAACACCGACAACATGACGATCTCCGGCGAGACCATCGACTACGGCCCGTGCGCGTTCATGGAGGCCTACGACCCGGAGACGGTGTTCAGCTCCATCGACTCGTGGGGCCGCTACGCCTACGGCAACCAGCCGTCGATCGCGGTCTGGAACCTGGCCCGGCTGGCCGAGGCGCTGCTGCCGCTGTTCGCCGACGACCAGCAGCAGGCGATCGCGATCGCCGAGGGCAGCCTGGGCGGATTCGCGCCGAAGTTTCAGGACGCGCTGGCCGCCGGGATGCGCGCCAAACTCGGGTTGGCCGCCGACACCCCGGACGAGATCGCGGTGCCGTTGATGAACGACCTGATCGCGCAGCTGCACCAGAGCCACGTGGACTTCACGTCGTTCTTCCGGACGCTGGCCCACGCCGCTCGGGGCGACGACGAGCCCGCGCGCGGGTTGTTCGTCGACCTCGCCGCGTTCGACGGCTGGCTGGCCCGCTGGCACGGGCTGAACCCGGATGCCGCGGTGATGGACCGGTCCAATCCGGTCTACATCCCGCGCAACCACCTGGTCGAGGAGGCGCTGACCGCCGCGACCGACGGCGATCTGCAACCGCTGCACCGGCTGCTCGACGCGGTGACCGCCCCGTATGACGAGCGGCCGGGTCTCGAACGCTACGCCGAACCGGCACCCGAGGACTTCGGGAAGTACCGAACCTTCTGTGGCACCTGA
- a CDS encoding forkhead-associated protein, producing MESAPEGESSVIVSLSEAAMHMYTAAIDALPAPEDDAFHQRADVVLSGLRKLRSGLTEAAGRSRSTANVIVALSDVRRRYDTLMARAAAAPGAGLGQQLYAARIDARLSAQEVANGAGLRPDLIDDLEAGEIPTEDEAAKVRELIVALGGVPAPELPVRDDPVPDDPVPDDQPSEEAEAEIPAEIHQG from the coding sequence ATGGAAAGCGCGCCAGAAGGTGAGTCCTCTGTCATCGTCAGCCTGTCGGAGGCGGCGATGCACATGTACACCGCGGCCATCGACGCCCTGCCCGCACCCGAGGACGACGCGTTCCACCAGCGCGCCGATGTCGTGCTGTCCGGGCTGCGCAAACTGCGGTCCGGGTTGACCGAGGCCGCCGGGCGCAGCCGCTCGACGGCGAACGTGATCGTCGCGCTGAGCGACGTGCGCCGGCGCTACGACACGCTGATGGCACGCGCCGCAGCTGCGCCGGGCGCCGGCCTCGGCCAGCAGCTGTACGCGGCGCGGATCGACGCCCGGCTGTCGGCGCAGGAGGTCGCCAACGGGGCGGGGCTGCGCCCGGATCTGATCGACGATCTCGAGGCCGGCGAGATCCCCACCGAGGACGAGGCCGCGAAGGTCAGGGAGCTGATCGTCGCGCTCGGCGGGGTGCCCGCCCCGGAGCTGCCCGTCCGTGACGACCCGGTCCCCGACGACCCGGTCCCCGACGACCAGCCCTCCGAGGAGGCCGAGGCGGAGATCCCCGCGGAGATCCACCAGGGTTGA